In Daucus carota subsp. sativus chromosome 4, DH1 v3.0, whole genome shotgun sequence, one DNA window encodes the following:
- the LOC108217953 gene encoding aldehyde oxidase GLOX, which produces MMHSLPFMQHSRCLLFFVISAIVCCCAPVVLCCCNSAPSGGKWDILVPNIGIVAMHMQLLHNNRVIIYDRTDFGSSNLSLADNRCRVDPNDRALAKDCTAHSAEYDVASNSIRPLTILTDVWCSSGAIAPDGRLVQAGGFNDGDHVVRIYSPCDDGTCDWTEIPSGLIQRRWYATSHVLPDGRQIIIGGRRQFNYEFYPKDGSTTTYLLPFLVQTYDHPATENNLYPFVFLNVDGHLFIFANNRAILLDYHNNVVVRTYPVIPDGGHPRNYPSTGSAVLLPLKNLQQELVEAEVLVCGGAPRGSFENVNSSKIFDKALDTCARIKITDPNPQWVMEQMPMSRVMSDMILLPTGDVLIINGGSIGAAGYENSKNPVLNPVIYKPDYQMGTRFEVQNPTTIPRMYHSTAILLADGRVLVGGSNPHYYYRFTGVLFPTELSLESFSPSYLDPEFAYLRPTILSPVTQTRVGYAEQILIRFMVTGKLNFDSVMVTMIAPSFNTHSFSMSQRVLVVGYGNVTIAGRQKYHIGIVTPSSGNLAPAGFYMLFVVHQGIPSEAIWIQIQ; this is translated from the coding sequence ATGATGCATTCATTACCATTCATGCAGCACAGCCGCTGCCTCCTCTTCTTCGTCATCTCCGCCATCGTGTGCTGCTGTGCTCCAGTCGTCTTATGCTGCTGTAATTCAGCCCCGTCCGGCGGAAAATGGGACATCTTGGTACCCAACATAGGCATTGTCGCCATGCACATGCAACTCCTCCACAACAACCGAGTTATTATCTATGACCGCACAGATTTTGGTAGCTCCAACTTATCATTAGCTGACAATAGATGTCGGGTAGACCCGAATGACAGGGCCTTGGCGAAGGATTGCACCGCTCACTCTGCGGAGTATGACGTGGCATCAAACAGTATACGCCCCCTTACGATCTTGACTGATGTTTGGTGCTCATCCGGTGCTATTGCACCGGATGGACGGTTGGTCCAGGCTGGAGGGTTCAATGATGGTGATCATGTGGTCCGAATTTATTCTCCGTGCGATGATGGTACTTGTGATTGGACGGAAATACCTTCGGGATTAATACAGAGAAGGTGGTATGCGACAAGTCATGTTTTGCCTGACGGTCGCCAAATTATTATTGGCGGCCGCAGGCAATTTAATTACGAGTTTTATCCGAAGGATGGGTCGACAACAACTTATTTATTGCCATTTCTAGTGCAAACTTATGATCACCCGGCTACCGAAAATAATTTGTATCCTTTTGTTTTTCTCAACGTGGATGGCCATTTGTTCATTTTTGCGAACAATCGAgctatattattagattatcATAATAATGTAGTTGTCAGGACTTACCCTGTAATTCCTGACGGCGGCCATCCTCGAAATTATCCGAGCACGGGCTCCGCCGTTCTTCTTCCGTTAAAAAACTTGCAACAGGAATTAGTTGAAGCTGAAGTACTGGTCTGTGGTGGTGCACCAAGGGGATCATTTGAAAATGTTAACTCAAGCAAAATTTTCGACAAGGCATTGGATACTTGTGCGAGAATTAAAATAACCGATCCCAATCCGCAATGGGTGATGGAGCAAATGCCCATGAGCCGCGTGATGAGTGACATGATTTTGCTTCCTACCGGCGATGTTCTGATTATTAACGGTGGCTCAATAGGTGCAGCAGGGTACGAGAACAGTAAGAACCCGGTTTTGAATCCGGTTATCTATAAACCGGACTATCAAATGGGGACAAGATTTGAGGTCCAAAATCCAACTACAATACCGCGAATGTATCATTCGACAGCTATTCTCTTAGCTGATGGAAGAGTTCTTGTTGGTGGCAGCAACCCTCATTATTACTACCGATTTACAGGAGTACTATTTCCTACTGAATTAAGTCTGGAATCATTTTCTCCATCGTATTTAGACCCCGAATTCGCGTACCTGCGACCAACCATTTTATCACCAGTGACACAAACAAGAGTCGGGTATGCAGAGCAAATTCTTATCCGGTTCATGGTGACGGGTAAATTAAATTTCGATTCGGTCATGGTCACGATGATTGCACCTTCGTTTAACACACACTCGTTTTCCATGAGCCAAAGAGTGCTGGTGGTTGGGTATGGGAATGTCACAATAGCAGGACGACAAAAGTATCATATCGGGATCGTTACTCCAAGTTCAGGTAATCTTGCTCCGGCTGGATTTTACATGCTATTTGTAGTTCATCAAGGTATTCCCAGCGAAGCTATCTGGATTCAGATTCAGTGA
- the LOC108216814 gene encoding uncharacterized protein LOC108216814, whose translation MLKFLSKVKIEFNALDPRTAACMEFLAQCNARKAKESNPACQLLVKRRTDDHPPQITVTFVNGVEEKFDATCTPAQKIRTMILEKGMMLETEQMFKDAGEKWPVVIPEEEIHQYAPGTKPRKAEEKKQ comes from the exons ATGTTGAAGTTTCTATCGAAAGTGAAAATAGAGTTCAACGCACTGGACCCACGCACGGCGGCGTGTATGGAGTTTCTGGCCCAGTGTAATGCTCGCAAAGCTAAGGAATCAAACCCGGCTTGTCAGTTGTTGGTCAAACGTCGTACCGATGATCACCCACCTCAGATCACTGTCACTTTCGTTAATGGGGTCGAGGAGAAGTTCGACGCTACTTGTACTCCGGCGCAGAAAATTAGGACAATGATTCTTGAGAAGGGTATGATGCTTGAGACTGAACAGATGTTTAAAGATGCTGGGGAGAAGTGGCCTGTTGTTATTCCCGAGGAGGAGATTCATCAGTATGCTCCTGGCACGAAG CCGAGGAAAGCAGAGGAGAAGAAGCAATGA
- the LOC108219135 gene encoding zinc finger CCCH domain-containing protein 6, translating to MRGLEKSKRVSWASDVNLCQVKLFLSEESPSLIGSGGQDHLQAKSSCPLYTTGAGHDDNLPPGFEESHPANVLLNKLSEISVIQWRCPPKFAYDPNWQVVDGDESYELDRENEREMRVLEAVYPRPSSIPPNPSLLSGVDSSDDSDQQQPPLIPITPIEDDDAGADTSYDNVPPNTVPMSSQPQQHAPQILHSQSNASTGNPSFNFIPPAAAALGVEPRMITAAYNALNAVMANSGQMTAIDPDLLLTILKDPNLMEKLGSIHGTSTSNQNLPKPMSQGNTLPDPPLVHIQRAEPVPSSLAATPSRPFYPPTVRPGPIPNLRPHAPEVVSMPPPQLPPARGVPVAKDINYYKSLIQQHGGERPEPVPQFNNHLHQIRPVQGPTNEVMSRDYRPRIMKPCMYFNSPRGCRNGVNCAFQHDMSTQQRVSGMPEVQSAKRMKMDGELTGT from the exons ATGCGGGGATTGGAGAAATCAAAAAGGGTTTCATGGGCTTCCGATGTTAATCTGTGTCAG GTGAAGCTATTTTTGTCCGAAGAATCTCCATCATTGATTGGATCGGGTGGTCAAGATCATCTGCAAGCGAAATCATCATGCCCGTTATATACTACAGGAGCAGGACATGATGACAATCTGCCACCTGGTTTCGAAGAAAGTCATCCTGCGAACGTTTTGCTTAATAAATTGTCTGAAATTTCTGTTATTCAGTGGAGATGTCCACCCAAG tTTGCATATGATCCCAACTGGCAAGTGGTTGATGGTGATGAAAGCTATGAATTAGACCGCGAAAATGAAAGGGAGATGAGAGTACTCGAAGCAGTTTATCCTCGTCCATCATCTATACCCCCAAA CCCTTCTTTGCTAAGTGGTGTAGATAGTTCTGATGACTCTGATCAGCAGCAGCCTCCTCTGATTCCTATCACGCCCATTGAAGATGATGATGCTGGAGCTGATACTTCTTATGATAATGTGCCACCAAACACTGTTCCAATGAGCTCACAGCCCCAGCAACATGCTCCACAAATTCTTCACTCGCAGTCCAATGCGAGTACCGGCAACccatcttttaattttattccaccAGCTGCAGCAGCCCTCGGTGTTGAACCTCGTATGATTACAGCTGCATATAATGCCTTAAATGCAGTTATGGCGAATAGTGGTCAAATGACTGCTATTGACCCTGATCTACTCCTTACGATATTAAAGGACCCAAATTTGATGGAGAAGTTGGGGTCAATCCATGGAACAAGTACcagcaaccagaacttgccgAAGCCTATGTCGCAGGGCAATACTTTACCCGACCCACCACTTGTTCACATCCAAAGAGCCGAACCTGTTCCGTCTTCATTAGCAGCTACCCCAAGCAGACCATTCTATCCTCCCACAGTTAGGCCAGGACCTATTCCTAATTTGCGTCCACATGCACCCGAGGTCGTATCAATGCCTCCTCCACAGCTTCCTCCAGCTCGAGGAGTTCCAGTAGCCAAGGATATCAACTACTATAAGAGCCTTATTCAGCAACACGGAGGTGAAAGACCAGAACCAGTGCCACAATTTAATAATCATCTCCATCAGATAAGACCAGTCCAGGGACCAACAAACGAGGTTATGTCAAGGGATTATAGACCTAGAATAATGAAGCCATGCATGTATTTTAACAGTCCAAGGGGATGCAGGAATGGAGTTAACTGTGCATTTCAGCATGATATGTCCACACAGCAGAGAGTCAGTGGCATGCCGGAGGTGCAAAGTGCAAAGAGAATGAAAATGGATGGGGAGCTCACTGGCACATAG
- the LOC108216022 gene encoding probable methyltransferase At1g29790 gives MGSVSLKIGDGTARFKRATFCSSAVNLLMLFSVITTNLFALYAFTSSPRDHTHFSLHHHKNISLISEQVSLILREIDSSQKKLTQMEKELLGYESIDLSKPNIPIELKNFLQHHQLPLGKDSRTGITEMVASVGHSCERSLDLLAQYMKYKVNGPCPDDWSLGQRLILAGCEPLPRRRCFAKSIPKVGLLPYPNSLWKNVSEKIYSWSGLGCKNLACLNSKKLNRDCSGCFDLVNGYEKERFVKGRGKNDFLIEDVLALGSGGTRTGLDIGGGSGTFAARMAEKNVTIVTATLNVDAPFNEFIAARGLFPVYLSLNHRFPFYDGAFDLVHVANGLDIGGRPEKLEFLMFDIDRILRAGGLFWLDNFLCTNDDKRKVLTRLIEQFGYKKLKWVVGERINGGGNSEVYLSAVLQKPVRL, from the coding sequence ATGGGTTCAGTTTCATTGAAAATTGGTGATGGCACTGCAAGATTCAAGAGAGCTACTTTCTGTTCTTCAGCTGTTAATCTTCTGATGTTATTCTCTGTTATCACAACCAATCTGTTTGCTCTTTATGCATTTACATCATCACCAAGAGATCACACACATTTCTCTCTTCATCATCACAAGAACATCTCTCTCATCTCTGAGCAAGTCTCTTTGATCCTCAGAGAGATTGATTCTTCTCAAAAGAAGCTTACCCAGATGGAGAAAGAGCTTCTTGGTTATGAAAGTATTGATCTTTCGAAGCCCAACATCCCAATTGAGCTCAAGAACTTTCTGCAGCACCATCAGCTTCCTTTAGGCAAAGATTCAAGAACTGGGATTACTGAAATGGTTGCATCTGTGGGCCATTCTTGTGAGAGATCTTTGGATTTGCTGGCCCAGTATATGAAGTATAAGGTTAATGGGCCTTGCCCAGATGATTGGAGTCTTGGCCAGAGGCTGATTCTTGCAGGATGTGAGCCATTGCCTAGAAGGAGATGCTTTGCCAAATCTATTCCTAAGGTTGGTTTACTTCCTTATCCTAATTCACTTTGGAAAAATGTTAGTGAGAAGATTTATAGTTGGAGTGGTCTTGGATGTAAGAATTTAGCATGTTTAAATAGTAAGAAACTAAATAGAGATTGTTCTGGATGTTTTGATCTGGTAAATGGGTATGAAAAAGAAAGGTTTGTAAAAGGTAGGGGTAAAAATGATTTCTTGATTGAGGATGTACTGGCTTTAGGAAGTGGAGGAACAAGAACTGGATTGGACATTGGTGGTGGGTCTGGAACTTTTGCTGCTAGAATGGCGGAAAAGAATGTGACTATAGTTACCGCTACTTTAAATGTAGATGCGCCATTTAATGAGTTTATTGCTGCCAGAGGTCTTTTTCCGGTGTACCTTAGCTTAAATCATAGGTTTCCTTTCTATGATGGTGCATTTGATCTGGTTCATGTTGCAAATGGATTGGATATTGGAGGTCGACCAGAGAAATTGGAGTTTTTAATGTTTGATATTGATAGGATTTTGAGGGCTGGTGGATTATTTTGGTTGGACAATTTTCTGTGCACAAATGATGATAAGAGAAAGGTTCTAACCCGACTGATTGAACAATTTGgatataaaaagttaaaatggGTGGTGGGCGAAAGGATAAATGGAGGAGGGAACTCAGAGGTCTATCTATCGGCAGTCCTTCAGAAACCTGTAAGACTATGA